The sequence CTCGACAAGCTTTCCTTCACTTTCATTTTCTTTTGACACCACACAGGATTGAAAACCATGTTTTTTTGCCTCCAGGACAATCGGCAGAATTCCCGGCACACTTCTCACCCTTCCGTCAAGGCTTAGCTCTCCAACAAAAACTGTTTTTTCAAGCCTCTCCTGACTTACCACTCCAAGTGATGCCAAAATTGACACCGCTATCGGAAGGTCAAATGCTGTCCCTCTCTTTCTGACATCTGCCGGTGAAAGATTCACAACAATCTTCTTCGCCGGAATCACAAGCCCCGAATTGCGAATTGCCGTTCGTACCCGTTCTCCTGCCTCTTTTACTTCTGAGGATAAATATCCTACCATATGAAACATCGGTAATCCATTGCTTAAATCCGCCTCCACATCAATAAATTCTACCTGTAATCCTTGTAGTGCAGCGGATAATACTGTGCTAAACAATCATTTGCACGCTCCTTTCTTTATTCCTTTTTTCTTAGTTGAAATCTCTGGCAGAACTGCCTGATAGTACTATAGAAGAACGAATATCTTCTGAAATATAGTGCTCTTATTCTTACATACTTCTCATTCATTGTCAATATTTGTAAGTGGAAAAGCACAAATATTTTTGTCCGCACATACATTATACTAAATACGCTAAGAGGTGCTTTCCTTGAAATCATTTCCAATTCCCCTAACTGCAGCTGAAGAACAATACTATATACAAAAATATATCGAGGGTGACCTTGAGGCGAAACACATCTTGATCGAGCGGAACTTGCGCCTTGTCGCCCATGTCATCAAAAAATATCAATACTTAGACGATGATCCGGAAGATTTGATCTCCATCGGAACGATCGGGCTGATCAAAGCAGTTGCAACTTTTAATCCTTCTAAAAATAATCGTCTCGGAACCTATGCTGCAAGATGTATTGAAAATGCTATCCTATCGCCAATGGGGTTTTACTCCCGGGAGAAATCCCCCAGCAAGGATTGCAGTCACATTGGAAGGTATTTACAAAGTTTTCAGATGAAAATTATCTCATGTGCAGAACAGAAGACGGCATTGTACAGTACGCTCCTCTGTGCATCCATACATTCCGGCTGATTGCTCCCCGCAAGCTCCTGGAAGCCCAGCAGTTCAATCAGCAGTATCACAGCTACGAAGAAATACAAAATGTTCCTGACCGTCTGCGCTGGTGCCGCCACCACATGGGTCTGATGCAGAAAGAGGTTGCAGAACAGATTGGAATCTCCAGAGGACACTATATAGATTATGAAGTGGGATATGTTGATTACTACCCGAAAGAAGTGGTGGACAGGCTGGCAGACTTCTATCATATCCCGGTTGAAGACCTTCTGGATGAATACAATCTTTTCTTATATAAAGGTCAGGGGAAAATGCTAAAAGAGTGCCGGGAAAAAATGGGGTTAAAGAAGAAACCCTTTGCGAGAATGCTGCATGTGGATCCAAATACTTACCGGAACTGGGAATCAGATAAAAAAAGAATGTTTAAGCTTACCTGGGAAAAGTATTTTCGTGAAGTGCTCTTAGCCAATCAGAATGCATCAAATCAGAATAACATTTGAATAATTGAAGTCATACTTCGACAGACTGACCATCTTGAACCCAGATCGTCAGTCTGTTTTTTCTTTGACAGCTGAATGGATGATCTCATCAATCAACTGTATTTTCTGTTCTGAGGGGCAATTCAACCTGTTGATATACTGACCGACCATATCAGCGTGGACGCCTGCCGCCCGGACTGCCAGCTCATGTCTGCCCTCTTCTGTTTTCGGATAATGAACGATCACATGGATCGGAGCACTTTTCCTTGCGATACCACGCACCTCCCCGGTATTTCAGTTTATGAACGAGAAGTTGTCCGCTATTCTTCCGGAGACTGTTTCCTTTTTCTGCATCATCAGATTAAATTTGATGTTATAATATATAGAAGAAACGCATTAAAACTTCTTTGTGATACCATCTTATCAGGGAGTTTGCAAAAGCTCATTGAGCGCAGTTTGAGCATAAATTGACCAGGATCAGGAGGAAATATATGGAACGCTGCGATTTCAGTTCAATCATTACCACGGTTCGCAAATATATCGGCGATGACAGAGGAATGAATCAGATTGATCTGCTTTATGAATTGTTTGAAGGTTTTCTTGAAGAGGAATCTTCACAGGACTTTGATTTTGACAACGGTCTTGTCTGCCGCTGGTTTAACGGACAGGCCCGGATCAGCCCCCGCATCTCCGGATATTATCTCCATACAGACAACAGGAACCGTCTGGCTGATGATATAGAAACAAATATTCTGCCGCTAATGTGTGACAGCGCAATGGCAATACAGGAAATCTACAAGATCCTGATACAGGATGGAACTATTTCCGATCAGAAAAAAGAACAGCTTACTCAGGATTACCCGTGTCATACTTCTGAAGAACAGGCTGCTTTTCTTGCGTCTGTTCTTTGCTTTGGAATGGAACGGACATTTGTTAAAAGGAACGCTGCCACCAAAAAACTGCTTGCTGCCGGAACACTGTCTCCGGTAATCAGTGATTTTGTTTATAACGGAGAAGTTCCCAAGGCGTGTGCTCATTTCTGCGGAAGGAATCAAGAGCTTTCCACACTTCACGAATTAATTTCAGAAAAGCGGATCATTTTTCTGCAGGGGATTGCCGGTATCGGGAAAAGCGAGCTTGCCAAAGCATATGCAAGAGCTTACAGAAAAGACTATACAAATATTTTGTATCTGACCTACAGCGGTGATCTGCGGCAGGATATCATTGATCTGGACTTTGTGGATGATCTGCCGGAGGACACGGAAGAAGACCGTTTCCGCAAGCACAACCGTTTCCTGCGGTCACTAAAAGAAGATACTTTGCTTATCATAGACAACTTTAATACTACAGCCGGAAAAGACGCCTTCTTCTCTGTACTGTTAAAATACCGCTGCCGTATCCTTTTTACTACCCGAAGCCGTTTTGATAACTATGCGTCTTTCAATCTTGGCGAAATATCTGATCCTGATGCTTTATTGTCACTAATGGGATATTTCTACTCAGATGCAAAGAGGAAACAGTCTATCCTGAAACAAATTATTCAGACCGTTCACAGCCATACACTGGCGGTAGAATTATCCGCACGGCTGTTGGAAACAGGTATCCTGGAACCACAGGAATTACTGGCACGGCTACAGGTTGAAAAATCTGCCCTTGGCGCAACGGATACCATTGATATCGTAAAAGACGGACAAAGTCGGAAAGCTACCTATTATGAGCATATACATACGTTGTTTTCTCTGTATCGTCTCTCCGAGGAAGAACTTAATATTATGCGGGGGCTGATTTTTGTTCCCGTCAGCGGAGTCAGCGGACGACTGTATGCAAACTGGATGAAACTTTCGGACATGAACAGGATCAATGACCTGATTGAGAAAGGCTTTGTACAGACACAATCCGGAAGACAGATTTCTCTTCATCCCATGATACAGGAAGTGGCAATTGACGAGACCAGACCGTCAGTAAATAACAGTGCTGTACTGCTTGACAGCCTGCAAACCATCTGTCTGCTACATGGACATGACGTCACCTGGTACAAACCGCTGTTTCTGACCATCGAGAACATCATTCGGGAGATTGCAGATGACAATACGCCGGCTTATTTGAGTTTTCTGGAAGATGTATTTCCCTACATGGAAAAGTACCACTATACAGCTGGAATGGAATTAATCATCGGCAAATTATCCGGGCTGCTCACAGATGAAACTGTCGGGCGCAGTACAGACCGGGCGGTCCTGCTGGATTATCGTGCCGCCTGTGAAGAGAAAACGGAAAAAGCCATCAAACTGGAAAAGGAAGCCATCGCCCTGATCCCGGAGATCTCAGAAGAAAATGCTCACCTTGTTTCCAATCTCTACTCCAATCTGGGCGGGCTTTACAAAAAGGCAGGGAAACGGGATCTGGCACAGCAGGCTATGGAGCAGGGGCTTCGGATCCTGGAACAGTATGATCTGCTTTACTACCATGACAGCATTGCCCAGACTGCGAACTATGCCGTTCTCCTTACTGAAATGGGGCAGCCGGAAAAAGGGCTCTCCGCTCTAAAAAAACTATCCCGGATGATCCGGGACTTGAACTCTGACCAGACCATGGATTACGCTACAGTTCAGGAAGCAATAGGCGGTATCTGCCTGGCTACAGGCGATATCCGTCAGGCCACCACTCATTTCAAAAAAGCTCTGGCTATCTATGAAGCGGTACATAATGGGGAACCGGATATGATTGAGACAAAAAAGCAGGAAATCCTTCAGGCTTATACACAGACAGGGATAGCCTTAGGACAACAGCTGCTTAATAATTAGAAAACAAAAAGAACAAAAGCCTGCACGGTGAAATCAGAAAATTTTTTCTAATCCGTCAGGCTTTTTATTCTTTTACATATACGATCAGTTCTCCAATCTCACAGTCCAGATAACTGCATAATTTACAGACCAGATTTGCATCTATCCGTTGAAATTCATTTCTGCAATACCTGTTAAAATTCGCTCTTGGAATATCCAGATCACGGCAGATCGTATTCTTGCTGATTCCCTTTTCTTTCAGCAATTCTTCTATTCGCATTTCCAGATGACCATAATTCATTCTCCTCACCTCAACACAAAGTATATTTGATAAATCTTTATGTAGTAATTCACTATATAGTGAGGTACTATATAGTTATCCCATGTTGAAAAGCGAGGTTAAAAAAATGAAGCGAAAAATGGTCATCCTACTTATTTCCGTTATTCTATTATCGGCAATCTACTATTATATCAGCCTGCCTGACTACGTTGTTGTAAACAGTATATCATTTAGCAGTAAAAATACCCGGGATACGGAAATAAAGGTTGTGATTTACAAATATCACGATATAGACAATACGGTCAAAGCCATTGAGCAGGAGCATAACCGGATCAACGGCACACCGACCTCTCTTGAGATGGATCTCTATTATTCCCGCTGGCACCTCAGGCATGGATCAGGGCCATTTAAAACAGTAATCTTCAATTATACTCATAATTAATTTGCGGATTATCCCGGCAAAATCATATAGCATCGGTTCTGAAAACCGGTGCTTTTCTTTTGCTCAATTTCCGCTCAATCCCCTCTCAATGTTCTTACAGCCTTCTTTCAGTAGAATGAACTTGCAGTGAATACAGCACCATTTCTTTAAAACCGGTGCTGCTTTCCAGACAAATCTACAGAAAGGAGGATTTATTTTATGAGCAAAAAGACAAATCAGGGAGGTGCAAAGACGCATGAAAGAATTTAAAAATCTCATGATCATCGGCGTGGATCACGGCTACGGCAACATTAAGACCGCCGGTACTGTCACTAAAAACGGCGTGACAGCCTATGAGACCGAACCGATCTTCTCCGGCAACATCCTGGAATACGGCGGGATGTACTATCGGATCGGGGACTGCCACAAGGAATTTATCCCGGACAAAGCTGCGGATGAGGACTATTACCTGCTCACGCTGATGGCTGTGGCAAGGGAGCTGAACCTGTACGGCATCCGGGAAGCAGACGTTCATCTTGCGGCCGGACTTCCACTCACATGGATCCGCAGACAGCGGGAAGAATTCCGAAGCTATCTGCTCCGTAATCCGGAAGTAACCTATCGGTTCAACAAAAAAGAGTATCACATCCGCTTGGCCGGATGCAGCCTGTATCCCCAGGGATACCCTGCCGTTGTCAGCCGTCTCAAAGATTTCAGAGGGACAAATCTTCTGGCAGATATCGGGAACGGTACTATGAACATTTTGTATATCAACAACAAAAAGGCCGTGGAGAGCCGTTGCTGGACAGAAAAGTTCGGTGTCAGCCAGTGCATGACCGCAGCACGAAATGCAGTCATGGATACCTTCGGTGTCAGGATCAATGAAGCAACGATTGAACAGGTATTCCGCCACGGTACTGCTGATATCGGGAAACCTTATCTGGACTGTATCACCTCTGCGGCAAGGCAGTATGTGGCAGATATTTTTACCACCCTGCGCCGGTATGAATACAATCCGGATCTCATGCGGCTGTATATTGTGGGCGGCGGTGGCTGTCTGATCCGAAACTTCGGGCGGTATGAGGAAAGCCGGGTAACGATCATTGATGATATCTGTGCCACGGCAAAAGGATATGAAGCTCTTGCGCTTGCCGCTCTCCGCAGGAAGGAGCGCCCATGACAGACAGAATCCGAAGCACCAATGTCCGGTTTAACCTGGACAAGGAGATCCCTGCCCAGGCATGGCAGTATCTCCAGACTATGGACAGGCAGGAATTCAAATCCTACAGTCAGGTGATCGCCGCCGCTCTGGTAGATTACTTTGACCGCTATTACAAAAGCCGGGAAGATCCCTATCTGGAAACTCGGGAGCGGGAAGAACAGTTTGTACAGCAGATCGTCTCTGCGGTGGAGAAGTCTATGGAAAAAGCACTTCCAGTCTTTCTGGCCGGCTGCATGGCCGGGCTGTCAAAGTCCAATGCAGCCGTTCCCCCTGCAGAATCTCCGGCGACTGACCCTGACGCCGATGTGGACTGGGATTTTCTGGGCGAGTAGTCCCTGAACCTGTCATATGAGGGGAGGTAGCACATGACACATTTTCTCACGCCGGGCAGCCAGATCCTGAACTATCTGGTATTCCCAAAATTTTTACTGGAAATAGATGATCTGAATGAGACAGCAAAGATCCTTTACATGATCCTGCTCGACCGGGCAAGGCTGTCACAGAAGAATGACAGATGGACGGATGAAAATGGCCATGTATACCTCTTCTTCACCATACCCTCTCTGGCAGACGCCATGCATAAGAGCGAAATGACCATCAAAACGGCGCTGAAAGCACTGGAAGAAAAACAGCTCATTTATCGAAAGCGTCAGGGGATCGGACGTCCTAACCGCATCTATGTAAAGTATCCGGATGCCCTGCCGTCCACAGACAGAAAACTGTCCATCAGGGAGACAGAAAACTGTCTGTCAGAGAGACAGGATCTTGTCTGTCAGAAAGACAGGAATCTGTCCGGTAGTAAAAATAAGAAGAACAAATATCAAGAGAGAAACCGATGGGATCGGGGAAACCGCATTCCTTACGGCCCCGGTTCCGACCGGAAATATGAATGCAAGGAGGAGGAAAGCCTATGACCTTAAAAGAGGACGAATATTTAAACGAAGCGGACGGGCTCATTTACTGTTCCAAATGCCATACGCCGCGGCAGTGCAGAGTCCAGCTTGGCGGGAAAGAATTCCGTCCGGCCATACGGTGCCGCTGTCAGCAGGACGCATACGAACAGCAGGAGAAAGAACGGAAACAGCGGGAATTCCTGGAGCATATCTCACGGCTCAAAGCCAGCGGCCTGCAGGACAAAGCGCTGCGGGATTATAACTTTTCCAATAACAAAGGCTATAATCCGGAAATCCGGAAAGCACATGAGTATGTCGCCCACTGGAAGGAGATGAAAGAAAAGTCTCTGGGGCTTCTGCTCTGGGGAGATGTAGGAACAGGGAAATCCTTTTTTGCCGGATGTATCGCTAACGCACTGTTGGAACAGGGCGTGCCGGTTCTGATGACCAATTTTGCCCGCATCCTGAACACCTTGACCGGGATGTACTCCGATGACCGGAACCGGTTCATTGAAAGCTTCAATCAATACAGCCTGCTGATCATCGATGACCTTGGCGTAGAACGCAGTTCTGAGTTTGCCCTGGAGCAGGTATTCAGTGTCATCGACAGCCGTTACCGGAGCAGGAAACCCATAATCATCACAACAAATCTGACTCTGGAAGAGCTGAAAAAACCGCAGGATCTGGCACACGCCAGAATTTATGACCGCATACTGGAGCGCTGTATTCCCGTGAAGATCAGCCGTCAGAATATACGGGAGATGAATGCCGCTTCTAACCTGAAAGCAGTACGGAAACTGTTCCAATCTGACACCGTGGACAGGAAATAGCATACCAGAAGAACAGGAAAACCATACCGGTCAGATCAAGACCTCACACGCACACAGGTATCAGTACCGGAACACGGCACAGCCGGTACCGGACAGATACCGGAAAGGAACTTTTATGGAAAAATTATCAACAGAAGAAACAAAAAAGCAGTTACTGCAGGCAAAACACCGGATGGAGGCTGCCCAGGCCAGAGACCGGAAAAAAGAGCGGAGCGCCCGGACAAGGCGTCTGATCCTGGAAGGAGCGGAACTGGAACGTGTTGTACCGGAAGTCCGGGAGATGACAACGGAGGAGCTTCGGCATTTTCTTCTGCTCCATTTACAGAAACATTCTTAAGCAGCAATAGCTCTGCATGTTTTTATTCCCGAAGGGCGCACTTACTCACCACTTCGTCGTCGCAAAGTCCGCTTTGCGGGATCCCCGTGAAGCGGTGGTATCCCTCCCGCTGGTCGGGCTCGTGCGCTCTGCCGAGGGCTATCCGCTGCTGGCAGGCAGCACCGGCTATGCAGCCATCCATCCGCCAGACTCCGGCGGATACACCTGCCGGAAGAACACCGGCAAATTTTCCGGCAGGATCCTCCAGCCGGAGATGGCTGTCTGAGAAAACCTGCCACCGGCAGCTTTTCTGTAGAAAAACATGGAAACAACCATGCTCCTTTATAGTACAGCGATATTCACAGGAAGGAGATGATCGTTATCGCAATTTACCATATGTCGGCAAAAGTGGTCAGCCGTGGCGCAGGCCGTTCCGCCGTTGCTGCTTCTGCCTATCTTAGTTGCAGTCGCATGTATAATGATTACGATGGTGTCCAGCATGATTATACCCGGAAACAGGGACTTATTTTTCAGGAAGTCCTTCTCCCTCCAAAGGCTTCACCAGAATGGAAAGATCGGGAGCAGCTCTGGAATGCCGTGGAACGAGCCGAGAAAACCAAAGACAGCAGGCTTGCCAGAGAATTTGTTGTCGCACTTCCCATTGAACTGCCAAGGAAGGCACAAATCTCATTACTCCGTGATTTCATCCAAAATAATTTTGTCGATATGGGAATGTGTGCTGACTTTGCGATCCACGACACAGACGGTCATAATCCCCACGCCCATATCCTGCTAACCGTCCGCCCGCTGGAAACTGACGGAACCTGGCAGTATAAAACACAGAAAGAATACCTCTGCATCAGGAATGGGGAAGAAAAAGGCTTTACTGCCTCCGAATTTAAAGATGCTCAGACAAAGGGGTGGGAAAAGCAATATCCTTATAAAGTCGGAAAAAAAAAGGTATATATGACACCTTCAGCAGCCCAGGAACATGGTTATATCCGAGCAGACAAACATCCGAAAAGCACCCGTTTCGGCAGACAGAATCCTGTTTCAGAACAGTGGAACAGCGAAGCACAGCTTCGAGAATGGCGGAAAGCATGGGCAGATGCAGTCAACCATACTTTACAGGAACATCAGATCGACACCCGGATAGATCACCGTAGTTTTGCTGATCAGGGACGTGATGAACAGCCTACCATCCATGAGGGATACCATGCAAGAGATATGGAGAAGAAAGGATTGATTTCCGACCGCTGTGAGATCAACCGGCAGATACGATCAGACAATCGACTCTTCCGGGAATTAAAACGGCAGGTAGAAAAACTGGCAAAGACAATCAGCGCAAATATCCCTGCCATCGCCAGACGATTGGAACAGCTCCGGGGTACAATGATTATGATCCGCTATTATCTGTTCCATAACCGTATGCAGGCATCCTCCGCAAGTAAATGGATCTCTATGATCACACCGGTTTTGAAGAAATACAAAGCCATCACAAAGACAATCCGGACAAAGCAGGCTGAAAAGAAGTCCCTCCAGTCACAGAAAAAGGAACTCAACTTTCTGCAGCCGGTTCAGTACTATCAGATCAGCCGGAAGATCACGACTCTTACTGAGGATATTGAGGAATTACTATCGCTGAAAGAACGACTTATCTCTGATAATTATTTTCACAATGAATCTGAAATTAAAACTAGCGAATTAACTCTACAAAAACAGCAAGATTTTTTAAATAAACTGAACTTACAAAACGAAAACTTATGGAACCAGCTAACAGAAAATCAAAAACTATTTCAGGAAATAAAAAAAACTGTTTGCTCTGAAAAATTGGAGGAACTGTTTGACACCAGAGCTGATATGAGAGAAACCGTCAGAAATCAGATTTATCAGAAATTATCTCAGACAATAGGACAGGAATTCGATACATCCCTGTTTTATGACTCTGTCAGAGATATAGATAACCGCCTACTTGAAGATTCAGAAGCATTCCGTACCCAAGCTTTTCAAAAACAGATTGCAAAAGAATTGGGATTCAGGAAAGATCAATCTAGCCTGCAAAAAAGAAAAATTCAAGATTATCAACGATAAAGGGGATCACCTTTCTCTAATATTTATGTGCAAAACTATATAATATTTATATAAACGAAATTTTAAATATCAATTTTATGCCCTCCTGCGCTGTTTATTTGCAGTTTGCAAACCAACATTAATCCGAGCGCAGGAGGGCATATTTATATCTAAAACTCTGTGTTTCTCAGGTATAGCAGGAGAAGTTTATAAAATTTTTATGGGATAATGAATCTTTCTACGCTGTCCTGATCAATGAAAATTCGGACAATTCTACTGTTGAAGCAAGGGTATCAATTTCTGCAATTGCTCCCATTGAGATAACCATAGAAGCATTCGTCTCTGTTTCGTCATTCATTGTAAACTCTACTGTAAACTCTTCCTCCTGATCTTTATCCAGCACCAGGTCTTCTCCACCAAACCAATTGTAGCTCGGGCTGAGCATTGCCAGTTTGATCGTCCGGGCTTCTGAAGACTTTGCCTTGAATGTAACTTTGTAGTGCTCTCCCTGTTCAAGAACGATTCCATTCTGTTTTAGCTGTACATTCCAGTCCTCGGTTCCAACATTGCTAATCTTATATACGGCACGCCCATTCTCAAAAGAAACATCCGCTGCTCCCGGAGATGTAACCGCATTCTCCCAGCCTTCATTTCCGGAAGAAAAATCACTGTTTACCAGAAGGTTTTCTCCTACTGGCTGTTCACCGATATCCGGTGCATCAATTTTTTCAAGATTAATATTGTCAATACATATCCGATGTTTTTCTGTTATCTGCCTTCCTCCAACTGCTCCCATAGAAATACTGAGAAGCGCTTTCGGATCTGTTTCGCCTGTCATCTGAAAAACAGTCTCATATTTATTATAATCGGTTCCCAGTTCTACGATTTTTTCTCCCGAATAAGGTGTCCCGTCATCATCACTAGATCCATCTCTCTGGATCGCAAACATCAGCTCTCTTGGTATACTTGCCTTAGCATCAAGAGAAAGCCTGTACCACTGTCCCTTTTCAAGTTCCACATTGTTTTGCTTCAGCTGGATCTTCCATGCCGCATCTCCTGTATTATTAATTGTAAAATCCGCAGCATTGTCTTCGCTCAGGCTGCTTTCCTGGATATAAACTTCTGTCCCCGGAACGAGAAGTTCCGCACAACGTCCTGTATTTTTCACATGAACAGTCTCCCGTTTTCCTTCCAGATCCACATGGGCGATAAAACG comes from Coprococcus phoceensis and encodes:
- a CDS encoding DUF3847 domain-containing protein: MEKLSTEETKKQLLQAKHRMEAAQARDRKKERSARTRRLILEGAELERVVPEVREMTTEELRHFLLLHLQKHS
- a CDS encoding helix-turn-helix domain-containing protein, with the translated sequence MNYGHLEMRIEELLKEKGISKNTICRDLDIPRANFNRYCRNEFQRIDANLVCKLCSYLDCEIGELIVYVKE
- a CDS encoding tetratricopeptide repeat protein; amino-acid sequence: MERCDFSSIITTVRKYIGDDRGMNQIDLLYELFEGFLEEESSQDFDFDNGLVCRWFNGQARISPRISGYYLHTDNRNRLADDIETNILPLMCDSAMAIQEIYKILIQDGTISDQKKEQLTQDYPCHTSEEQAAFLASVLCFGMERTFVKRNAATKKLLAAGTLSPVISDFVYNGEVPKACAHFCGRNQELSTLHELISEKRIIFLQGIAGIGKSELAKAYARAYRKDYTNILYLTYSGDLRQDIIDLDFVDDLPEDTEEDRFRKHNRFLRSLKEDTLLIIDNFNTTAGKDAFFSVLLKYRCRILFTTRSRFDNYASFNLGEISDPDALLSLMGYFYSDAKRKQSILKQIIQTVHSHTLAVELSARLLETGILEPQELLARLQVEKSALGATDTIDIVKDGQSRKATYYEHIHTLFSLYRLSEEELNIMRGLIFVPVSGVSGRLYANWMKLSDMNRINDLIEKGFVQTQSGRQISLHPMIQEVAIDETRPSVNNSAVLLDSLQTICLLHGHDVTWYKPLFLTIENIIREIADDNTPAYLSFLEDVFPYMEKYHYTAGMELIIGKLSGLLTDETVGRSTDRAVLLDYRAACEEKTEKAIKLEKEAIALIPEISEENAHLVSNLYSNLGGLYKKAGKRDLAQQAMEQGLRILEQYDLLYYHDSIAQTANYAVLLTEMGQPEKGLSALKKLSRMIRDLNSDQTMDYATVQEAIGGICLATGDIRQATTHFKKALAIYEAVHNGEPDMIETKKQEILQAYTQTGIALGQQLLNN
- a CDS encoding ATP-binding protein, whose protein sequence is MTLKEDEYLNEADGLIYCSKCHTPRQCRVQLGGKEFRPAIRCRCQQDAYEQQEKERKQREFLEHISRLKASGLQDKALRDYNFSNNKGYNPEIRKAHEYVAHWKEMKEKSLGLLLWGDVGTGKSFFAGCIANALLEQGVPVLMTNFARILNTLTGMYSDDRNRFIESFNQYSLLIIDDLGVERSSEFALEQVFSVIDSRYRSRKPIIITTNLTLEELKKPQDLAHARIYDRILERCIPVKISRQNIREMNAASNLKAVRKLFQSDTVDRK
- a CDS encoding helix-turn-helix transcriptional regulator, with the translated sequence MCRTEDGIVQYAPLCIHTFRLIAPRKLLEAQQFNQQYHSYEEIQNVPDRLRWCRHHMGLMQKEVAEQIGISRGHYIDYEVGYVDYYPKEVVDRLADFYHIPVEDLLDEYNLFLYKGQGKMLKECREKMGLKKKPFARMLHVDPNTYRNWESDKKRMFKLTWEKYFREVLLANQNASNQNNI
- the mobQ gene encoding MobQ family relaxase — translated: MAIYHMSAKVVSRGAGRSAVAASAYLSCSRMYNDYDGVQHDYTRKQGLIFQEVLLPPKASPEWKDREQLWNAVERAEKTKDSRLAREFVVALPIELPRKAQISLLRDFIQNNFVDMGMCADFAIHDTDGHNPHAHILLTVRPLETDGTWQYKTQKEYLCIRNGEEKGFTASEFKDAQTKGWEKQYPYKVGKKKVYMTPSAAQEHGYIRADKHPKSTRFGRQNPVSEQWNSEAQLREWRKAWADAVNHTLQEHQIDTRIDHRSFADQGRDEQPTIHEGYHARDMEKKGLISDRCEINRQIRSDNRLFRELKRQVEKLAKTISANIPAIARRLEQLRGTMIMIRYYLFHNRMQASSASKWISMITPVLKKYKAITKTIRTKQAEKKSLQSQKKELNFLQPVQYYQISRKITTLTEDIEELLSLKERLISDNYFHNESEIKTSELTLQKQQDFLNKLNLQNENLWNQLTENQKLFQEIKKTVCSEKLEELFDTRADMRETVRNQIYQKLSQTIGQEFDTSLFYDSVRDIDNRLLEDSEAFRTQAFQKQIAKELGFRKDQSSLQKRKIQDYQR
- a CDS encoding adenylate cyclase, whose amino-acid sequence is MTDRIRSTNVRFNLDKEIPAQAWQYLQTMDRQEFKSYSQVIAAALVDYFDRYYKSREDPYLETREREEQFVQQIVSAVEKSMEKALPVFLAGCMAGLSKSNAAVPPAESPATDPDADVDWDFLGE
- a CDS encoding carbohydrate binding domain-containing protein — protein: MKYDRIRKAVFIERPNRFIAHVDLEGKRETVHVKNTGRCAELLVPGTEVYIQESSLSEDNAADFTINNTGDAAWKIQLKQNNVELEKGQWYRLSLDAKASIPRELMFAIQRDGSSDDDGTPYSGEKIVELGTDYNKYETVFQMTGETDPKALLSISMGAVGGRQITEKHRICIDNINLEKIDAPDIGEQPVGENLLVNSDFSSGNEGWENAVTSPGAADVSFENGRAVYKISNVGTEDWNVQLKQNGIVLEQGEHYKVTFKAKSSEARTIKLAMLSPSYNWFGGEDLVLDKDQEEEFTVEFTMNDETETNASMVISMGAIAEIDTLASTVELSEFSLIRTA
- a CDS encoding ParM/StbA family protein; this translates as MKEFKNLMIIGVDHGYGNIKTAGTVTKNGVTAYETEPIFSGNILEYGGMYYRIGDCHKEFIPDKAADEDYYLLTLMAVARELNLYGIREADVHLAAGLPLTWIRRQREEFRSYLLRNPEVTYRFNKKEYHIRLAGCSLYPQGYPAVVSRLKDFRGTNLLADIGNGTMNILYINNKKAVESRCWTEKFGVSQCMTAARNAVMDTFGVRINEATIEQVFRHGTADIGKPYLDCITSAARQYVADIFTTLRRYEYNPDLMRLYIVGGGGCLIRNFGRYEESRVTIIDDICATAKGYEALALAALRRKERP
- a CDS encoding replication initiator protein A, whose protein sequence is MTHFLTPGSQILNYLVFPKFLLEIDDLNETAKILYMILLDRARLSQKNDRWTDENGHVYLFFTIPSLADAMHKSEMTIKTALKALEEKQLIYRKRQGIGRPNRIYVKYPDALPSTDRKLSIRETENCLSERQDLVCQKDRNLSGSKNKKNKYQERNRWDRGNRIPYGPGSDRKYECKEEESL